A region of Epinephelus moara isolate mb chromosome 15, YSFRI_EMoa_1.0, whole genome shotgun sequence DNA encodes the following proteins:
- the dhrsx gene encoding dehydrogenase/reductase SDR family member on chromosome X isoform X1 translates to MWLQSVLVPLLRLYLCGIKVLIYQMFNRSFALPVLPKQNGRVAIVTGGTRGMGYETARHLASLGMHVIIAGNEREEGAEAVRKIHEEGVEGKVEFVFMDLTSLKSVRHFAQTFKNRCLPLHVLVNNAGTMMVPERKTEDGFEFHFALNYLGHFLLTNLLLDTLKRSGRQGCCSRIVNMSSATHYAGVMHMHDLNRRICYSSHGAYAQSKLALVLLTYYLQEQMTAGGFPVTTYAVDPGMVDTALYNNLWSLAQALKKPVAKILFRTPAEGASISVYAAVASELEGAGGCYLYNGQKTQSSDVSYDSELQAELWKKSCELVGLQEN, encoded by the exons ATGTGGCTGCAGTCAGTGTTGGTGCCTCTGCTCAGGCTGTATCTGTGCGGAATTAAAGTTCTGATCTATCAGATGTTCAACAGGTCGTTTGCGCTGCCAG TCTTACCCAAGCAAAATGGAAGGGTTGCCATTGTGACGGGGGGTACCAGAGGAATGGGTTATGAGACAGCGAGACACCTGGCAAGCCTTGGCATGCATGTTATCATAG CTGGGAACGAGAGAGAAGAGGGCGCAGAGGCCGTCAGGAAGATTCATGAAGAAGGTGTCGAGGGGAAAG TTGAGTTCGTCTTCATGGACCTGACCTCACTGAAATCCGTGCGCCACTTTGCTCAGACATTCAAAAACAGATGTCTCCCCCTCCACGTTCTGGTCAACAATG CTGGAACCATGATGGTCCCTGAGAGAAAGACGGAGGACGGCTTTGAGTTCCACTTTGCGCTCAACTACCTCGGCCACTTCCTGCTGACCAATCTGCTGCTGGACACGCTTAAGAGGTCAGGACGCCAGGGCTGCTGCTCCAGAATCGTCAACATGTCCTCTGCTACACACTACGCAGGAGTTATGCACATGCACGACCTAAACAGGAG GATCTGTTACAGTTCCCATGGTGCCTACGCTCAGAGCAAACTGGCCCTGGTCCTCCTCACCTACTACCTGCAGGAGCAGATGACAGCCGGCGGCTTCCCCGTGACCACCTATGCGGTGGACCCTGGCATGGTGGACACAGCGCTGTACAACAACCTGTGGAGCCTCGCACAGGCTCTGAAGAAACCAGTGGCCAAGATACTGTTCAGG ACTCCTGCAGAAGGAGCATCCATATCCGTCTACGCTGCAGTCGCCTCCGAGCTGGAAGGGGCCGGGGGCTGTTACTTGTACAACGGCCAGAAGACGCAGTCGTCCGACGTTTCCTACGACTCTGAGCTGCAAGCCGAGCTATGGAAGAAGAGCTGTGAGCTGGTGGGCCTTCAGGAGAACTGA
- the LOC126401916 gene encoding E3 SUMO-protein ligase ZBED1-like, with translation MEGKSSGPSCSGLNLVAHPRAKSKVWKYFGFDTDADGCILHWKRIYCRVCMSQIAYSGNTSNLSYHLEKNHPVEFSEFVKSNTDQMREAFATAFSRIKTEPSSVHIQQQSQDTNLRQSLDYENRRHNDLTIAVINFICEGLYPVSLVEEPTFKTLMSTVDPGYSPPSKSDLAVKMLPQMYCRARDMVFSELAGVVNCGVTTDLWQSQTQSRTYISLSMHSVNYNSTTGFTMTNKCLKTFEVQEDNTAENITRAMYEAFVEWGITHKVSGATTNGSVDIVKACSLLDLSVEMPCLGHTINRAMDEAFQLPRVDSFLGCCRKLVDHFKEPTLYLLREKQKQSGLTQCALITDRGRSWLATLAMLQRLKEQQVAVTATLIESSSSHHFNFDGPDWALLEGLIDVLQPFKVVANMISSCKYPTISMVRPVLHMLLNTTLKVKEGDLKEISMTKEVISKVLSSTYSQNTQLSQDISAFLNIATFLDPRYKKLPFLSTQERSKVESNIIEEAKAILEKQIAERPCLDDFSFVSDEPPSKKQTPARESSASSATQDNPLAAIFCQSDADQSQEELHAQVVEELSNYKSQRVLGLNEDPLLWWSSHAPLFPTLPKVLQKYWCVPATSVPCHRLLSSSGAVLCGKRNRIAPALVDQQIFLYENSRSYYVPEPCEDELDDACEGNCNPGQPLD, from the coding sequence ATGGAGGGTAAAAGTTCAGGACCTTCGTGCTCTGGCCTCAATCTGGTCGCACACCCACGGGCAAAAAGCAAAGTCTGGAAATACTTTGGCTTTGACACAGACGCAGACGGCTGTATATTGCACTGGAAGCGGATTTACTGTCGTGTATGCATGAGTCAAATTGCTTACTCTGGAAACACCTCCAATCTTTCGTACCACCTCGAGAAGAACCACCCTGTCGAATTCAGTGAGTTTGTGAAGAGCAACACGGATCAGATGCGCGAGGCGTTCGCCACGGCGTTCTCCAGGATAAAGACTGAGCCGTCAAGTGTACACATTCAGCAACAATCCCAGGACACAAACCTAAGGCAGAGTTTAGACTACGAAAACAGACGACACAATGATCTGACAATAGCTGTCATCAACTTTATCTGTGAGGGGTTGTACCCTGTATCTCTAGTTGAAGAGCCGACTTTCAAGACCTTAATGAGTACCGTCGATCCTGGGTACTCGCCACCAAGCAAAAGTGACCTGGCGGTTAAAATGCTTCCTCAGATGTACTGCCGCGCCAGGGACATGGTCTTTAGTGAGCTTGCTGGGGTTGTGAACTGTGGCGTTACTACAGATCTTTGGCAAAGCCAAACCCAGAGTAGGACATACATTTCACTCTCTATGCATTCGGTTAATTACAATAGCACAACTGGCTTCACGATGACCAACAAGTGTCTAAAAACGTTTGAGGTACAAGAGGACAACACAGCCGAGAACATCACCAGAGCTATGTATGAAGCATTCGTTGAATGGGGGATAACTCATAAAGTCAGTGGTGCCACCACAAATGGTTCAGTGGACATTGTCAAAGCGTGCTCCCTCCTCGACCTGTCAGTGGAAATGCCTTGCCTTGGACATACAATAAATCGTGCGATGGATGAAGCCTTCCAGCTGCCACGGGTCGACAGCTTTTTGGGATGTTGCCGCAAACTTGTCGATCATTTCAAAGAACCAACGCTGTATCTGCTGagggaaaaacagaagcagagtGGCCTCACTCAGTGTGCACTCATCACAGACAGGGGTCGGTCTTGGTTGGCCACGTTGGCAATGTTACAGAGACTGAAAGAGCAACAGGTTGCAGTAACTGCAACACTTATAGAGAGCTCCAGCAGTCATCATTTCAACTTTGATGGCCCTGACTGGGCCTTGTTGGAGGGCTTGATTGATGTCCTCCAGCCTTTTAAAGTTGTGGCAAACATGATCAGTTCTTGCAAGTACCCAACCATTAGCATGGTTAGGCCTGTGCTTCATATGCTGTTGAACACCACACTCAAGGTCAAGGAAGGGGACCTCAAAGAGATTAGCATGACCAAAGAGGTCATCTCAAAAGTCCTCTCAAGCACCTATTCACAGAATACTCAGCTATCGCAAGACATTTCAGCGTTCCTCAACATAGCTACATTCTTGGATCCTCGGTACAAGAAGCTGCCTTTCCTGTCCACTCAGGAGCGTTCCAAAGTTGAGAGTAACATCATAGAGGAGGCAAAAGCAATCCTTGAGAAGCAGATTGCAGAGCGACCATGCCTAGATGATTTCTCCTTTGTATCTGACGAGCCACCGAGCAAAAAGCAGACACCTGCGAGAGAGTCTTCAGCCAGCAGTGCAACCCAAGACAACCCTTTGGCTGCCATATTTTGTCAGTCAGACGCAGACCAGAGCCAGGAAGAGCTGCATGCACAGGTGGTCGAGGAGCTGAGCAACTACAAATCACAAAGAGTCCTAGGTCTGAATGAAGACCCTTTACTGTGGTGGTCCAGTCATGCACCTTTGTTCCCCACCCTCCCCAAGGTGCTTCAGAAGTACTGGTGTGTCCCTGCCACAAGTGTACCTTGTCACAGGCTGTTAAGCTCCTCCGGGGCTGTTCTGTGCGGGAAAAGGAACCGCATAGCTCCGGCTTTAGTCGATCAGCAGATCTTCTTGTATGAGAATTCACGGAGCTACTATGTGCCTGAACCCTGTGAGGATGAGTTGGACGATGCTTGTGAGGGGAACTGTAACCCGGGCCAGCCACTTGACTGA
- the dhrsx gene encoding dehydrogenase/reductase SDR family member on chromosome X isoform X2 — translation MWSLLSSHTVLPKQNGRVAIVTGGTRGMGYETARHLASLGMHVIIAGNEREEGAEAVRKIHEEGVEGKVEFVFMDLTSLKSVRHFAQTFKNRCLPLHVLVNNAGTMMVPERKTEDGFEFHFALNYLGHFLLTNLLLDTLKRSGRQGCCSRIVNMSSATHYAGVMHMHDLNRRICYSSHGAYAQSKLALVLLTYYLQEQMTAGGFPVTTYAVDPGMVDTALYNNLWSLAQALKKPVAKILFRTPAEGASISVYAAVASELEGAGGCYLYNGQKTQSSDVSYDSELQAELWKKSCELVGLQEN, via the exons ATGTGGTCCCTTCTCTCCTCCCACACAGTCTTACCCAAGCAAAATGGAAGGGTTGCCATTGTGACGGGGGGTACCAGAGGAATGGGTTATGAGACAGCGAGACACCTGGCAAGCCTTGGCATGCATGTTATCATAG CTGGGAACGAGAGAGAAGAGGGCGCAGAGGCCGTCAGGAAGATTCATGAAGAAGGTGTCGAGGGGAAAG TTGAGTTCGTCTTCATGGACCTGACCTCACTGAAATCCGTGCGCCACTTTGCTCAGACATTCAAAAACAGATGTCTCCCCCTCCACGTTCTGGTCAACAATG CTGGAACCATGATGGTCCCTGAGAGAAAGACGGAGGACGGCTTTGAGTTCCACTTTGCGCTCAACTACCTCGGCCACTTCCTGCTGACCAATCTGCTGCTGGACACGCTTAAGAGGTCAGGACGCCAGGGCTGCTGCTCCAGAATCGTCAACATGTCCTCTGCTACACACTACGCAGGAGTTATGCACATGCACGACCTAAACAGGAG GATCTGTTACAGTTCCCATGGTGCCTACGCTCAGAGCAAACTGGCCCTGGTCCTCCTCACCTACTACCTGCAGGAGCAGATGACAGCCGGCGGCTTCCCCGTGACCACCTATGCGGTGGACCCTGGCATGGTGGACACAGCGCTGTACAACAACCTGTGGAGCCTCGCACAGGCTCTGAAGAAACCAGTGGCCAAGATACTGTTCAGG ACTCCTGCAGAAGGAGCATCCATATCCGTCTACGCTGCAGTCGCCTCCGAGCTGGAAGGGGCCGGGGGCTGTTACTTGTACAACGGCCAGAAGACGCAGTCGTCCGACGTTTCCTACGACTCTGAGCTGCAAGCCGAGCTATGGAAGAAGAGCTGTGAGCTGGTGGGCCTTCAGGAGAACTGA
- the LOC126401976 gene encoding ankyrin repeat domain-containing protein SOWAHC-like produces the protein MATECTQEAILDFLKERGGKVRNTDLIAHFKAVFPEEQEQKAAVRKNFKNYVDNVAYVKTESGVKHVCLKKKFRGAEKETSGTESEQARVLDAEGPGKRCPGDSRQVGGSDVAEAQAAGDEAQHPPGSGYGNDSQVRVPHAFSPAPIVQRAPDDESKCYEFVCVVEEVDSRSGEMGNSFRREKRESKKERAGKQPDIPEIAVIEASPLPEEGSVFTMPEPVQTGRTGQVAAAGLTPRDRQVETESYQREQVDGVIRRRDSKRSQQQEADDGEDEGLLDVCSLSGSEGNCSPKGSRKHFIEVMMSSSPQVRRSMVLRNSVYLPSKSDSDSISLVSCSLDDDRTSVTLDPLEHEWMMCASDGEWDSLYPLLAIEPSLILRKDFVTGFTCLHWAAKQGKPELIALIIDFAKQHNVPISVDVRSNTGYTPLHIAAMHNHMEVVKLLVGAYNADVEIRDYSGRKACQYLTDNVSVDIRDIIGAYEHSDSENAHCSNGGRWRFSKGFQANLKPLRLLSPNDCDSVDGEGKPRQKVVRRKSSLSRMKPKLQKVRLRTSQIVHSVSFRDTEELELSLKGSFKRRPKTHFFG, from the coding sequence ATGGCCACCGAGTGCACCCAGGAGGCTATTCTGGACTTTCTGAAGGAGAGAGGGGGCAAAGTGAGAAACACGGATTTAATTGCGCATTTTAAGGCCGTGTTCCCGGAGGAGCAGGAGCAGAAAGCGGCTGTGCGGAAGAATTTTAAAAACTACGTTGACAACGTTGCTTATGTCAAAACTGAGAGCGGAGTGAAACATGTCTGCCTGAAGAAGAAGTTCCGCGGTGCAGAGAAGGAGACAAGTGGGACAGAAAGTGAGCAGGCACGAGTGTTAGATGCAGAGGGGCCCGGTAAGCGGTGTCCAGGTGACAGCCGTCAAGTTGGTGGTAGTGACGTAGCGGAGGCTCAGGCTGCAGGGGATGAGGCGCAACATCCACCTGGCTCAGGTTACGGAAATGACAGCCAGGTGAGAGTTCCGCATGCTTTCTCCCCTGCGCCCATTGTGCAGCGCGCCCCAGACGACGAGAGCAAGTGTTatgagtttgtttgtgtagtCGAGGAAGTGGACAGCCGCTCAGGTGAGATGGGGAACAGCTTCcggagagagaagagggagtcCAAGAAGGAGCGTGCTGGGAAACAGCCGGACATACCAGAAATTGCAGTGATTGAAGCTTCGCCTCTCCCAGAAGAGGGATCTGTGTTCACCATGCCTGAGCCTGTACAAACTGGTAGGACAGGACAGGTAGCTGCTGCTGGACTCACTCCCAGAGACAGGCAGGTTGAGACTGAGTCCTATCAAAGAGAGCAGGTTGATGGGGTGATCAGGCGCAGGGACTCAAAACGCtcccagcagcaggaggcagacGACGGGGAGGACGAAGGGCTGTTGGATGTGTGCAGTTTGTCAGGGAGTGAAGGCAACTGCAGCCCGAAAGGCAGCCGCAAACACTTCATCGAGGTCATGATGAGCAGCTCCCCCCAGGTGAGGCGCAGCATGGTGCTACGCAACTCAGTGTACCTGCCCTCCAAAAGTGACAGCGACTCCATTTCGTTGGTGTCCTGCAGCCTGGACGACGACAGGACCTCAGTCACTCTGGACCCGCTGGAGCATGAGTGGATGATGTGTGCGTCGGACGGGGAGTGGGACAGCTTGTACCCCCTCCTCGCCATAGAGCCCAGCCTCATCCTGAGGAAGGATTTCGTCACTGGGTTCACCTGCCTGCACTGGGCGGCCAagcaaggcaagcctgagctgATCGCTCTGATTATCGACTTCGCCAAGCAGCACAACGTCCCCATCAGTGTTGATGTGCGATCCAACACTGGCTACACGCCGCTGCACATCGCCGCCATGCACAACCACATGGAGGTGGTGAAGCTCCTGGTGGGCGCCTACAACGCAGATGTGGAGATCAGAGACTACAGCGGGAGGAAGGCCTGCCAGTACCTCACTGACAACGTGAGCGTGGACATACGGGACATCATAGGAGCGTACGAGCACTCTGATTCAGAGAACGCACACTGCAGTAATGGAGGGCGCTGGAGGTTCTCCAAGGGTTTCCAGGCGAACCTGAAGCCCCTCAGGCTCCTCAGCCCCAACGACTGTGACTCTGTAGACGGGGAGGGGAAACCAAGACAGAAAGTCGTCAGGAGGAAGTCGTCGCTCAGCAGAATGAAGCCCAAACTCCAGAAGGTCCGCCTGAGGACGTCACAGATTGTCCATAGCGTGTCGTTCCGAGACACAGAGGAGCTGGAGCTGTCTTTGAAAGGTTCCTTCAAGCGCAGACCCAAGACTCATTTCTTTGGGTGA